In Metopolophium dirhodum isolate CAU chromosome 7, ASM1992520v1, whole genome shotgun sequence, one genomic interval encodes:
- the LOC132949256 gene encoding vesicular acetylcholine transporter encodes MEPSGNPLFRCWSAVGTFQVPLINLEVNELKEILWEKIQEPVIQRRLILVIVSIALLLDNMLYMVIVPIIPDYLRYVDSWGEIPTGVNFTDDPITPPAHHGQDSATGVLFASKAIVQLMVNPFSGALIDRIGYDIPMMIGLSIMFLSTSIFACGRSYSVLFIARSLQGVGSAFADTSGLAMIADRFTEENERAQALGIALAFISFGCLVAPPFGGALYQFAGKEIPFLILAFVCLVDGLMLLLVMKPIKQQLKEQKHLKKVPTIPIWKLFMDPYIAVCSGALMMSNVALAFLEPTISLWMEDHITHDNWKMGMIWLPAFFPHVFGVILTVKLSKLFPNYQWLMVAIGLSLEGLSCLIIPFSTSYKVLMIPICIICFGIALVDTAILPTLGYIVDVRYVSVYGSIYAIADISYSLAYAIGPIVAGEVVEMIGFTWLNVIIAVSNLAYAPALMRLRNIYDFKPFQNEANILMADPPDKEYQTYAMQEQPIPVNSEYSRMEGHSETDMDGHVAIENENATFHQSQDTNPFRRSSQPAQDRNPFRQQH; translated from the coding sequence ATGGAACCATCAGGGAATCCACTATTTCGGTGTTGGAGCGCTGTGGGCACGTTCCAAGTGCCACTTATTAATTTAGAAGTCAACGAGTTAAAGGAAATACTATGGGAGAAGATTCAAGAGCCAGTTATTCAAAGAAGACTGATCCTAGTAATCGTGTCTATAGCATTGTTGTTGGACAACATGCTATACATGGTAATTGTGCCAATCATACCAGATTATTTGAGGTACGTAGATTCTTGGGGTGAAATCCCCACGGGAGTAAACTTTACGGATGATCCGATCACCCCACCTGCCCACCATGGACAAGATTCAGCAACTGGAGTATTATTTGCATCCAAAGCAATCGTACAACTCATGGTGAATCCATTTTCTGGTGCTCTAATCGATCGGATTGGATATGACATACCAATGATGATTGGCTTATCCATTATGTTCCTATCCACCTCGATATTTGCATGCGGAAGAAGTTATTCCGTCCTTTTCATAGCTAGAAGTCTTCAAGGAGTCGGATCTGCATTTGCTGATACTTCTGGCTTAGCAATGATAGCTGATCGATTTACCGAAGAAAATGAAAGAGCTCAAGCATTAGGGATCGCATTAGCATTCATCAGCTTCGGTTGTCTAGTAGCACCACCTTTTGGGGGCGCTTTATATCAATTCGCTGGTAAAGAAATTCCATTCCTTATACTAGCATTCGTTTGTCTTGTTGATGGTTTAATGCTACTCCTCGTTATGAAACCCATAAAACAACAACTCAAAGaacaaaaacatttgaaaaaagttCCAACCATACCCATATGGAAACTCTTTATGGACCCTTATATTGCTGTATGCTCCGGAGCCTTGATGATGTCAAACGTTGCACTTGCATTTTTAGAACCTACTATATCACTCTGGATGGAAGATCACATTACTCATGACAACTGGAAAATGGGGATGATATGGCTACCCGCATTTTTCCCACACGTGTTTGGTGTAATACTGACAGTAAAGCTATCGAAATTGTTCCCGAACTATCAATGGCTTATGGTGGCTATTGGATTATCTCTCGAAGGCCTTAGTTGCTTAATAATTCCTTTTTCAACCTCATACAAAGTTCTAATGATTCCTATCTGCATTATATGTTTCGGAATTGCGTTAGTGGATACAGCTATATTGCCAACCCTTGGGTACATTGTAGACGTCCGATATGTTTCAGTTTATGGTAGTATTTACGCGATTGCCGATATTTCATACTCATTAGCTTATGCCATTGGTCCTATAGTGGCTGGTGAAGTGGTAGAAATGATTGGTTTCACTTGGCTGAATGTCATCATAGCTGTTTCCAATTTAGCATACGCTCCGGCATTGATGAGGCTTAGAAATATTTATGACTTCAAGCCATTCCAGAATGAGGCAAATATACTTATGGCTGACCCTCCAGATAAAGAATATCAAACATATGCCATGCAAGAACAACCCATACCAGTTAATAGCGAGTATAGTAGAATGGAAGGACACTCAGAAACTGATATGGATGGCCATGTAGCGATCGAAAATGAAAATGCCACATTCCATCAATCGCAGGACACCAATCCTTTTAGAAGATCATCTCAACCAGCACAGGATAGGAATCCATTTAGGCAACAGCATTGA